The Gossypium arboreum isolate Shixiya-1 chromosome 4, ASM2569848v2, whole genome shotgun sequence DNA segment AGCATCCGAATAAACAACCTCAAGCATGTATTTGATTCTGGTTCAAAGAACAAAAGCTCAAAAGAGATTGGTTAAAATAATGTTCAACCTTGACACTGCTTTTGGACCTGACAATGCTCTGAAACAATCGGCTAAATTTGCAGGTTCACGATTTAAGACATCGGGAAAACATCAAAGGTCATACTCCAGTTTTTGACAGACTAATCCACTATAGTGCATTAATGCTCGATAAATCCAATAAATCTCCATTTGTAGCTTATTAATTCAAAGAATTCTAGGATAGACATTGAAACTAGCCAAATATAAGATCAAGAGAAGAATATGAACTCCCCATGCCAGAGAAGGGTCACCTTATTTTCAATGTGCAATCACAAAGGACCTGGGAAAGTACCATTCTTCCTCTGCTCATTCCACCTCTCAACCTACAACATTTTGggcaatataaaatattaaaatacaaaaaacaaGTTAAATATAATTGCCAAACTTGTTCATTTTCTGTTTCCTTTACAAGTAGCTGCTCATACAAGCAACTAGAGAAAATGAACAAAACATTTTAGAACATGTAGAATGTAAATAGTGAAGACTGGGATGGTTATTCTGTTATTCATTGATCAACCAGCCAACCAATAGCAGGGAACATGTGAAATAATACATTACAGCACAATGACTAGTGAAGTAAATAAAATCCCAATAATTAAAAAAGCATTCACCACTTACCAATATACCTGGTTTCAAAATATCCTAAACATAATCTACATATATTCACATATTAGTTTCATCATATTATCCGCCCGTCTACGCATCTAAAGAACACTAATATAGGAAGATTCATGACTACAAAAACCATTCAATGACAATCTAATTCTTAGTAGGTATTTCctcttttttgtttttaattattatcaCAGCACTATTAATCATGATCCTATCAACACATCACATAGTACAATTAAATATTGTAGTATACTACTATGATATGATACTTCTGCTGATTCAGTAGGCAAATATACCAGCACAAAAGTCTATAGTAGAATCAACTAAACACTATAGAAGTTTGGTGAGAAAAACAAGAACCTGGAACTTGCTTATGCCCTTGAATATTGGAGGATAATTCATATTTACAACTATTAAGCTGTGTATGAATCAGTTGGTATCTAAAACCACAAATTATGCCACAAGCTTTATCAATGATGACCTAAGCTTGTGAACAACAGAAATTGGTACTAGAAAGTCAGAAAACAAGCACACAATGATAAAGTTCATATGATAAAGCCTACATTCTCTACAACAGGATGAAATCTAGCGCAGTTatgatttaaaaaattaaacaaaaagaaaaaggtaTACTAACCCATTCACCAGGACAAAGAGAACGATAGTATTTGGCAAATCTCTCACATTCATTAGATTCTCCTTTTGCAGCCAAGCACCTGTAGttgatttcaaaaaataaaaaagaagattACATTTGCTAGTTTCCTAACAAGCAGAATTTGAAAATTAACAATCAATATACCTGTGGAACTCAATGTAACGGGTAAAACAATGTCTAGTTTGATTTGTTGTAGGGAAACGAAAGTCAGCTGGGGCTGTTTTCAGTGCAATCTGTGGCAATACAAGAAAAAGAGATAGTATGGAGGAAATGTGAGAACTAATAGATATAACTTGATGTGAATTTGTTTCTTGCCAGCTCAGCGAAAATTCAATCATGACAGTCCAGATTAATTTACCAAAGGAAATATAAAGAAGAATAAATACACATATCTATAAGTTCAGCATGCATGTGCGCGCACAGCCTTCCATGAGAAACAGATGAAAGAAAAGCTACTACAGTTTCATGACGCCACAGAAAGGGCATCCGAAACTTCTTAATGCAGAATCAAAGCATCTTCTGATTCATAGTTCAAAAAGAAGTTGGCGGATAACAGAAGCAGCCGCCAAAGATGTTTAAATACATTTACAACGATTTTCAAGGTTGCTTGTAATGCCCATGCCTTAAACTTGTTACAAGTCCAATTATGAGAGCATAATTGGGAGTTTGAGTAGGCTTTATCTTTTGTTGTTGAGACCTAGCTTtatgtttttcctttttctttttggtcAAATAATCCTAGCTTTAAGTTCACTTATGTTAAAactgaaggttttttttttttttatttcattcctTCTTCTGGTTTTTTATGTGGGAAGAAAATTTTCATGACTCTCTAAGAGTCTTATTTTGGGCATCCCCTTACATTATTGGATTATATGTATAGTTTAGGTACCATCATTTTAAGTCACATTTGTTAATTTGTTAAATGGTTAGCTTCCTAATTAGACTCTGGAGTATTTGCTAAAGTCATAATTGTACTACATGTCCTAGTTCTTATTTGAACATGAGTGCTATGATTCTATAAAAGAAATCTTCATTGGAAGGTAGAACTACTTGAGAAAATTTCCAGCATTATTGCTTGGTTTGTCATTTGAGAAAATAAACCTATGGTGTGATTCCTAAGGTCAAAGCCCATATGATTTCTTATTATTACTTTCAAAAATTAAGAACCAGCTCCAAGCTACTTAACCGAAGAATGGTCATTTAACAAACTTTTGGTTTAGGACAAGAAAAGATTTCAAATTAATGTTCACAGACATGATTCAAAATTCCCACACCTAACCATCAATTGATGTTCACAAACATAATTCACAATACAATAACGGACTTAGAACAAGAAAGTTGAACAGCATCACAAATTACATAAATCATCCAAGAACCACATGAAAGTTAACTTCATTAAGTCATTAGATGAGGACACACTAAGTATTTTTATCTTCTATCAATTCAAGGTCAGAATAGAAAAGACACCAAGAAATAAgttaaaagttttaaatatatatatctgCATGCTTAAACTTGGCATTTTGCTTTTAAAATATCCTAGTTTCTCTTTAGATAATACCTTCAATTGCACAAGTCCACAATTGCATTCCAATATTGTAGATACTTATTGTTGGCTATTCACATTTACTCCCAGAATTCGATAGAGCACTGCACCTAGGTTGGGACAGTGCAGCCTCGAGCAGTGCACCTTGAAGTTCTACACCTAGGAGAAACTCTCCCTGGAGCAAAGCAAGGTCGTAAAACTTGCTAATAGCACAGCTTGGCAAAGCTTGCTTGGCACTACTTGCCTATCAAGCCGGTAGTGGACTTTGCACGAAAAGAACTATAGCATGACATGGAACAGCTAAGCAGCATGCATCACTACATAAAGAGCAGTGGAGCTAATCCGGAAATGGGCATAGGACTCTTGGGTTTACTCCACCTTTGAGATATCCTAGAGAGTATATTTTGGAGTCACGTATGGAAATCCTTAAGATAACTCCTTAACCTTAGCGATATTTTCCTTCTCCCTTCGCATAGGTAATGCATTCCTGAATGTAGCGATATCATGTGATCAACCTTTATATCATCTACAACCTAGAATTCTCCCATGAGAAATTTTGAACTCATTGTAACCCATCAACCCATGTTTTTTACCACAGTTGTCATCTTCATAACTTCCCAATCTCTTCTGTAATTTATATTGGTGGAAATATAATCAAGGTTACAAAGATTACATATTATTAGATCATTCAATAATTAGACAAACTTTGGTCCCTCAAGAATTTCTCTGTAGCTTTCTATCTGAATCATTCCTATAGCCATGCTTTTTCACCTTTACTTGCCAAGAACTTGCTCTTTAGGATCTATTCTAAGCTTCTCTCCACCTTCTCACACAACATTGCATTGTAAGTTGGATATTTCCTCTGCTTAGACAAACAACCTTCTACAAATGTCTTTAAAGTATGTCTGAATTTATAGATCAAATGGCATAATGCTTCCTACAGTACGACCTTTGATGTCAACATGCTTCGCTCTCTATGTAAGTAAGAATACAATCTCCCTCGGTGTCTTCTTAAGTTACTTTAAACAAAATAATTCATAACTGCTATAAAGAGAAGAAAACGCATTGGTCTTTGCAACAAGATAAACTTACTCTATAACTTATCATTCATAGAAAGGCAAGGAAGGGTGACAAGAGAAACCATTGGTATAATGTGAGCAGTGACTATTAAAGTTTCCTTTCAAATTATATCCTAGTTTTAGATTAAGTTTTTGTTAGGCAAAACAAACCTCACAGTGAAACTACAATTGCGTATTCCTAGAAAATTTGACTAAATAACAAAACAAAACACATATGTACCAGTTTACCAAAGTAAAGCCTCTATACTTTTATTATACTCAAATAAATGTTTAACTATTAAATTCGCAGAGCAATCCTTAACCTTTAATTTGTAAAGACCTTAACCGTT contains these protein-coding regions:
- the LOC108454304 gene encoding cytochrome c oxidase subunit 6b-2 encodes the protein MAGEIALKTAPADFRFPTTNQTRHCFTRYIEFHRCLAAKGESNECERFAKYYRSLCPGEWVERWNEQRKNGTFPGPL